The genomic stretch TGCAGTAGTTAAAAGAAGTTGAGGCTATAAAAGAGATCCTAAAATATGAAGGTCATGGGAACTGTTCATAGTTTGGATAAACAGTTGTTGACACAGAGGTCTTGAACAAAGGAAACGCATTCCTTGGAAGCAGAGAGAGTTTGGGAAAAGAGTATATTCAAGAAAGGCAATCATCAGAAACAAAGGCAAGTATCTAAGATTTGTGTCCGAAGAgctagacatttctctaaaatgGGTCCACACAATGAGCAGCCCAGCAGTAGATGGTATGCTGAGTCCCAGGTGATAAAGCTTGGGTCTAAACCTCCCTTGCCTAAGGTCAGATGACATCTAGAAATGGAGAAAGGATGAATTATCAGATGGGACAGTAAGGGTCCCAGGCACGAGGAGAGGAAGCAAACAGTGTTTGGGAACCAGGCATGGCCAGATAAACcttgtgtggaagagccacatatTTTCTTATGACATTCATGGTTATTAATTTATGATATGACTTAGTGGGCTAATTAATTCTTCACATCTCAAcactacattattttatttgatccttTTTTCTGAACATTTTTGTTTCAGATATTTTTGGTGAAATTCCACAAAAGGTAAGTTTGCTTCTTCTTGCATAAGAATGATTTTTCCAGTCTTAGGCTTATAGTATTTCTATTAGATTGAACCATATAAAACTGCTAACATTTGACAATTTtttgacaatattttttaatctccatAATAACAATCCAAACATTTATGTCAAACATATTCTGGGGAAAACCAGGACTCATCCCTGTCTCTTATTGCCCTTTCATCTGCTTATATAACCACTGGCAATTAAAgctcatcatttttgtttttaatttttttctcttttaatttttcccatATTCAAGTCCTCCTCACTTCTTGCCCATGATACTGAAACAGACTTCTTATggggtgaggtgtgtgtgtgtgcttaactAAAAGGATTCCAAAGGTACCTGGACATTGGTTGTAGTCATTTTAGACAGtggttatattcattttttaaaattgatttttagtgagaaaggaagggagagggagagagaaagagaaacattatctGAGAGCaataacatcaatcagctgcctcctgcatgtcccctaccagggatcgagcccataacccagggatgtgccctgacctagaatcgaaccaAGAACCTTTTGGTGCTgtgatgatgcccaaccaactaagccacactggccagggcagttacAGTCATTTTTTTCACTCCCCAAAATGGTATTCTAACAGGTTACAGATATATATTACACAGTAAAAGATCCGGCTGTCTCAGCTGCCTTGCAAAGTGGAAATTCCAAAGAATCTGGCTGCTGAATTTCAGATCAGGAAgtttgttctttgtttgtttttaaattctttattgttgaaagtattacatatgtcccctttttgcccccattgacctcttctgcccaccccccgtcccctgccccaggccttcaaaGATCAGGAAGTTTTAATGTTCAAAGtttaaaaggagacatattttaTCATTATCTTCCTTCTGCatataaaaaaaattccccaGTGTTTATAATAGAAGCTATTAAGAGATCATTGCAGGATGGAGAGTTTGACCTGTGAGTTTTGTTTTAGGGCATTTCGTGCAGTCATTATCAACTGAAATCTGTACAACGGAAACGAGTATGCTCCATTAGAGTGAGCCCATTATGCGCCTCTAATAATGTTACGTATCCGAATTCCTGTGTATACTGCTTCGCTAACATGTAAGTGGAAACAGCAAACCCTAAACAGAACCCTCTTTTGGGAAAATATTGTGTAGGTGACTGATGACACTCCCACGTATTTTGGAGACCTGATTCTTAAAACTAAAATCAATGTCATTGGGGTTTCAGTTCCACTGGTTGAACgcaaggtgggggagggtagtaGCAACTAAACAATTGAGATTCTGAGTCCCCTCCTCCAACTCCAACAGAGAAGCCTCCATTTACCTGTGTTGAACATTAGGTTCTAATATGAGATTTTATTCGAAAAAGAGTTTTGTGcctaaaatgtttgaaaatcatAGCTGTAAGAAAAGTCTCCCTTTTTAAGATAAGGTTACAGCTTCAAGTCTCAGCACTCAATCAGAAGACCTTGGGGTGAGCCCTACCTGCCCCTGTGCTAAAGTGATATGGGAAAGTTTCAAAATTCCTCCAAACCTCAGGTTCTTATCTACAAATCTGAGGTTATATTTACTGCTTCATTTGCTAATTATGCTCTAACCATACTCACTCTTCcttcttaatattttcagatatacTAGTACAAAGTTCTCTCCTGCTTCAGGACCTTTGGGCAAACTGTCCTGTCCCACAAGATTGTTCTCTCCATGCTGTTCACAGGCCTAGCTCCTCATCATCAGGGTTTCAGCCTAAATATTTCTCCCCTGTAGATGCCTTCACTGACCATCCTACCTAAAATAGATTTACCTCTGATATTTTCCATGTTAATATGCTTTTGTTTCCTTCTTGAGTCTTATAACTCCAagatattttatttcctgtttcatTATTTTTGGTCTATCACTAAACGTAAATTGCATAACGTCAGCAGTAGGTTTGTGACTTAGTCCTAGCATTTCACACAGTATCGTATCGGGCATCAAGTAGGTatcataaatacttgttgaattaaataaataaataaataaataaataaataaataaataaataaatagttttgaGGTGAGGCAATGAATTGATAATGGgtataaaaagcaattttaaactTAAGGTACCTTTTATAGGTAGTTAAAATTTTTCCTTTATCACATTGTATTggctcaatcttttttttttcaattttttttattaaggtattatatgtgtacatatcttaccattgccatcccccaccccactcccatatatgccctcacccccagagttttgcatccgttggttatgcttatatgcatgtatacaagtcctttgattgatctcttatctccccacctctccctaactttccccctataatttgacagtctgtttgatgctttactgtctctgtatctatctttttgttcaagtttataatgttctttattatccataaatgagtgagatcatgtggtatttttctttcattgactggcttatttcacttaacataatgtcctccaattccatccaggttgctgcaaatgatgagaattccttctttttatggcagcatagtattccattgtgtagatgtaccacagttttccgatccagtcatctgctgatgggcacctaggctgtttccaaatcttagctatggtgaattgtgctgctatgaacataggggtgcatatatcctttctgattggtgtttctagtttcttcggatatattcccaggagtgggattactgggtcaaatgggagttccattttcagttttttgaggaaactccatactgttctccacagtggctgcaccagtctgcattcccaccagcagtgcacgagggttcctttttctccgcatcctcaccaacacttgtcgtttgttgatttgttgatgatagccattctgacaggtgtgagatggtaccgcattgttgttttgatttgcatctctcgaatgattagtgactttgagcatgttttcatatgtctcttggccttctgtcttcttttgaaaagcttctatttaggtctgttgcccatttttttattggatcatttatcttccttttattaagttgtataagctgcctgtagatgttggagattaaacctttatcagtgatgccatttgcaaatatgttctcccatgcagtaggccttcttgttgttttgttgatggtttcttttgctgtgaaaaagctttttattttgatgtagtcccatttgttaattttctctttagcttccattgccctaggggcagtgtcagtgaagaatttcttttggcatatgtctgagattttgctgcctgtggattgctctagtatttttatggtttcccgtcttatgtttaagtcctgtatccattttgagtttatttttgtgtatggcgtaagttggtgatccagcttcatttttttgcatgtatctgtccaattttcccaacaccatttattgaagagactgtcttgactccattgtatgttcatgtctcctttgtcaaatattaattgagcatagtggtttgggtcgatatctggattctctgttctgttccattgatctatatgtctgttcttgtgccagtacc from Eptesicus fuscus isolate TK198812 chromosome 6, DD_ASM_mEF_20220401, whole genome shotgun sequence encodes the following:
- the LOC114235365 gene encoding uncharacterized protein LOC114235365 isoform X1, producing the protein MKATDIFGEIPQKGISCSHYQLKSVQRKRVCSIRVSPLCASNNVTYPNSCVYCFANIYTSTKFSPASGPLGKLSCPTRLFSPCCSQA
- the LOC114235365 gene encoding ovomucoid-like isoform X2; translation: MKATDIFGEIPQKGISCSHYQLKSVQRKRVCSIRVSPLCASNNVTYPNSCVYCFANMPIEKFILLLMQRDPNGARICEPGL
- the LOC114235365 gene encoding ovomucoid-like isoform X3, translating into MKATDIFGEIPQKGISCSHYQLKSVQRKRVCSIRVSPLCASNNVTYPNSCVYCFANIALDFTLRIQYNGKCRKPLVPL